From a region of the Aeoliella mucimassa genome:
- a CDS encoding DUF1559 domain-containing protein: protein MVELLVVIAIIGILVALLLPAVQSAREAARRVQCQSQLHNLALAVLSYESATGRMPQATDAEENGRGVTLRSGTQASWMVRILPHLEQQALFDQFDLELPIFSQSEAAPQLAQPEVLLCPSDQARGRTFVINGPRGSTTPVAMLAKGNYAAYVSPEHAECMNVAKGAMIHKQQPLSKIDDGTSNTVMITEVRTRENQEDQRGAWAIAWVGASILGADVHGTDSNVRICNQGSSPPSYFPNPIWARFALPPNAGVSPNIPRDDLYACPSSAEADLEGMPCWTRGDTTAAPRSQHIGGVNAANVDGSVTWLADEIDAVALGSRVCINDGLVVSESN from the coding sequence TTGGTTGAACTGCTGGTAGTGATTGCCATTATTGGCATTCTTGTCGCTTTGCTCCTGCCCGCTGTGCAGTCGGCTCGCGAAGCAGCCAGGCGTGTGCAGTGCCAAAGCCAGCTACATAATTTAGCGCTAGCGGTGTTGAGCTACGAATCGGCCACCGGAAGAATGCCCCAAGCGACCGACGCAGAAGAGAACGGGCGAGGGGTCACTTTGCGTTCCGGTACGCAGGCGAGCTGGATGGTGAGGATTCTTCCCCATCTTGAACAGCAAGCCTTGTTCGATCAATTCGATTTGGAGTTGCCAATTTTCTCGCAATCGGAAGCTGCCCCCCAGTTGGCTCAGCCTGAAGTGCTGCTGTGCCCTTCCGATCAAGCACGTGGGCGGACGTTTGTGATCAACGGGCCTCGCGGATCGACGACTCCAGTAGCCATGCTGGCAAAGGGCAATTACGCAGCCTACGTGAGTCCCGAGCATGCTGAGTGCATGAATGTCGCCAAGGGAGCGATGATCCATAAGCAGCAGCCGCTAAGTAAGATCGACGATGGCACCTCGAACACGGTGATGATCACCGAGGTTCGCACTCGCGAGAACCAGGAAGATCAGCGTGGCGCCTGGGCCATCGCCTGGGTCGGGGCGAGCATCCTGGGAGCCGACGTGCATGGCACCGATTCCAACGTTCGCATCTGCAACCAGGGGTCGTCGCCCCCCAGTTACTTTCCGAATCCAATTTGGGCCAGGTTTGCGTTGCCTCCCAACGCAGGTGTGTCGCCTAATATTCCGCGTGACGACTTGTATGCTTGCCCAAGTTCAGCCGAAGCCGATCTCGAGGGAATGCCTTGCTGGACTCGTGGCGATACCACGGCCGCTCCTCGTAGCCAACACATCGGTGGCGTGAACGCTGCGAACGTCGATGGTAGTGTTACCTGGTTGGCCGACGAAATCGACGCGGTGGCCCTAGGAAGCCGCGTCTGTATCAACGATGGATTGGTGGTGAGCGAAAGCAACTAG
- a CDS encoding DUF1559 family PulG-like putative transporter has translation MDRRRGNDLRGFTLVELLVVIAIIGILVALLLPAVQSAREAARRIQCSNQVKQLALGCLLHMDTHGALPSGGWDYDWTGDPDRGYGESQPGGWPYSILAYIEQQSLRDLGKGLTGNSGQWQPMSIQLHQTPVGTFNCPSRRTPRLYTSLWLSVRQQNWLASISQTQGVAKSDYAANAGTSRYTDGQTYTSYTSSGGEPTIRPTTRCTPPTSPRDGNASDYLNCQRGVIHIASEIKPAQITDGTSNTYLIGEKFLDLNAYEGSGTDTAQLDFGDNQSLYVGFDWDTIRVAYRENVSAAAAANYQPTQDAAIGRHSPQYRFGSAHPGGFNVSMCDGSVQTIAYDVEPVIHANLAERFDGNPVEMP, from the coding sequence ATGGATAGAAGACGGGGAAATGACCTGCGTGGTTTCACTTTGGTGGAACTGTTGGTCGTGATCGCGATCATTGGAATCTTGGTCGCGCTGCTGTTGCCCGCTGTGCAGTCGGCACGCGAAGCAGCACGGCGCATTCAATGTTCGAATCAGGTCAAGCAGCTAGCACTCGGATGCTTGTTGCACATGGATACCCACGGCGCCCTCCCTTCGGGTGGTTGGGACTACGACTGGACCGGCGACCCTGACCGTGGCTATGGCGAGTCGCAACCCGGTGGCTGGCCCTACAGCATTCTTGCTTACATCGAGCAACAATCGTTGCGTGATTTGGGGAAAGGACTCACCGGCAACAGTGGTCAGTGGCAGCCGATGAGCATTCAGTTGCATCAAACTCCTGTGGGCACTTTCAACTGCCCTTCGCGTCGTACCCCTCGCCTTTACACATCGCTTTGGCTTTCAGTTCGCCAGCAGAACTGGTTGGCCTCCATCTCGCAAACCCAAGGCGTCGCCAAAAGCGACTACGCTGCGAATGCAGGCACAAGCCGGTACACGGATGGTCAAACCTATACGTCTTACACCAGTAGTGGGGGCGAACCGACCATTCGGCCGACCACTCGCTGCACCCCTCCTACTTCGCCTCGAGATGGTAACGCGTCCGACTATCTTAACTGCCAACGCGGGGTGATTCACATCGCCAGCGAGATCAAGCCCGCTCAGATCACCGATGGTACTTCTAATACCTACCTGATCGGCGAGAAGTTCCTCGATCTCAATGCTTACGAAGGATCAGGCACCGACACTGCCCAGCTGGACTTTGGTGATAATCAATCGCTTTATGTGGGCTTCGACTGGGACACGATTCGAGTCGCCTATCGAGAGAATGTGAGCGCCGCTGCGGCTGCGAATTACCAACCAACACAGGATGCAGCGATCGGCCGACACAGCCCGCAGTATCGGTTCGGTAGTGCTCACCCTGGCGGCTTCAACGTGTCGATGTGCGATGGATCGGTGCAAACCATCGCGTATGATGTGGAGCCGGTGATCCACGCGAACTTGGCGGAGCGATTCGATGGTAATCCTGTCGAAATGCCCTAA
- a CDS encoding IS630 family transposase, translating into MPKLNDEFCERMEDVLEQYEKPLDPNEPVVCLDEQPYQRVDDARPPEPAAPGKIAKQDYEYRRCGTCSVFVAVEPKAGKRFVQAKRHRKRADFARFVRDLLKRYPDAERVHLVMDNLNTHNEKSLIETFGEEAARPMLERIVWHFTPKHASWLNMAEIEISAIQRQCLGRRLASLDKVQSELSHCSRDRNRKKIKINWTFHRKDAKRVFPELYRK; encoded by the coding sequence GTGCCCAAGCTGAACGACGAGTTCTGTGAGCGGATGGAGGACGTCCTCGAGCAGTACGAGAAGCCGCTCGACCCGAACGAGCCGGTCGTCTGCCTCGACGAGCAGCCCTATCAGAGGGTCGACGACGCGCGGCCGCCCGAGCCCGCGGCACCCGGCAAGATCGCGAAGCAGGACTACGAGTACCGCCGCTGCGGAACCTGCAGCGTGTTCGTGGCGGTCGAGCCGAAGGCGGGCAAGCGATTCGTTCAGGCCAAGCGTCACCGCAAGCGAGCCGACTTCGCCCGGTTCGTCCGCGACCTCTTGAAGCGCTATCCCGACGCAGAGCGGGTTCATCTGGTGATGGACAACCTCAACACGCACAACGAGAAGTCGTTGATCGAAACCTTTGGCGAGGAGGCGGCTCGGCCAATGCTGGAGCGGATTGTGTGGCATTTTACCCCCAAGCATGCCAGTTGGCTCAACATGGCCGAGATCGAAATCTCGGCCATACAGCGACAATGCCTGGGACGTCGGTTGGCTTCGCTCGACAAGGTTCAAAGCGAACTCTCCCACTGTTCACGCGACCGCAATCGGAAGAAAATCAAAATCAATTGGACCTTCCATCGAAAAGACGCCAAACGCGTCTTCCCTGAACTCTATAGGAAATGA
- a CDS encoding family 10 glycosylhydrolase, with the protein MPLGFLLLLPAFNARAEFSDFRGLWVSRYEYSMSDPSSVEQIMANAASAGFTDVMFQVRGQSDAYYNSSFEPRSERLTGRWDPLDTAVTAAHSNGLKLHAWVNTMPLWRGSSLPDSSNHPYYNTDPSFRRQDIDGNYESPTDGTAYPTNGEYASVNPILPEVHDHINNVITDIASNYEVDGVHLDYIRWIGSQTFDTLPHDAESHQLFLDSSGLDAGNSRNSSTYRNFIKDRITDLVGSLKTSIDSVETNTGRSIDLSAAVWRDPDVAESDRLQDYRTWMENELLDIVMPMIYLTESNDHLFLPNLLNTLDINSNTRVAPGLGVYLHDDSSGGVPLTISQLQRLYDNGADGASMFSYSSLFGSDPLASERRTAISVFYDSLIPESPTSLSPNTTILVDFELDEGTFDASPTLSGSTTGVNSATADRTDAEAHLGQYSQQLVIDGAGSQNWFVRHLSGVGSPAANTPIPTEGFFGFWLKTDAPGLTVAPVFDDPGTGERGVEQAILSDGEWHLYEWDLSDEEQWTGWVGGDGTIDGTTATLDSIQFFGTGDAVIYLDTIAFNPFGSLVIPAIEGDYNGDGLVNLADYDVWKESFGSATDLRADGNGDSVVNLADYVVWRDRADDGTTAIAGANVPEPQSLALATLLITLVAIARQSHSDHSVTK; encoded by the coding sequence ATGCCTCTTGGATTTCTCTTGCTGTTACCGGCGTTCAACGCGCGAGCAGAGTTTTCGGACTTTCGCGGCTTGTGGGTATCGCGTTACGAATACAGCATGTCGGATCCATCAAGCGTCGAGCAGATCATGGCCAACGCGGCCAGCGCCGGGTTCACCGATGTGATGTTTCAGGTGCGTGGGCAATCCGACGCTTACTACAACAGCAGTTTCGAGCCGCGCAGCGAGCGACTCACTGGTCGCTGGGACCCACTAGATACAGCAGTCACTGCAGCTCATTCCAACGGGCTAAAGTTGCACGCCTGGGTCAACACGATGCCGCTCTGGCGAGGTTCCTCGCTGCCAGACTCTTCGAACCACCCCTACTACAATACGGATCCGAGTTTTCGTCGCCAGGACATCGATGGCAACTACGAGAGCCCAACCGATGGCACGGCCTATCCCACGAATGGTGAGTATGCCAGTGTCAACCCGATACTGCCGGAGGTCCATGATCACATCAACAACGTGATCACCGATATCGCTTCGAACTACGAAGTGGATGGCGTTCACTTGGACTACATTCGCTGGATCGGTAGCCAAACGTTTGATACGCTTCCGCACGATGCCGAATCGCACCAGTTGTTCTTGGACTCGTCTGGTCTCGATGCCGGCAACTCGCGCAATTCCAGCACTTATCGCAACTTCATCAAAGATCGGATCACCGATCTGGTCGGTTCACTAAAGACTTCAATCGACTCAGTAGAAACCAATACCGGGCGGTCGATCGACCTGTCGGCCGCAGTGTGGCGTGATCCCGATGTTGCGGAATCGGATCGTTTGCAAGATTATCGCACGTGGATGGAGAACGAGTTGCTCGACATCGTAATGCCGATGATCTATTTGACCGAATCGAACGACCACCTGTTTCTTCCCAACCTGCTCAATACGCTTGATATCAACAGCAACACGAGAGTGGCTCCGGGATTGGGCGTTTACCTTCACGACGATTCCAGCGGTGGTGTCCCGCTAACCATCTCGCAACTCCAACGACTCTACGACAACGGGGCCGACGGGGCTTCGATGTTCTCCTACTCCTCGCTGTTTGGCAGCGATCCGCTGGCGAGTGAACGCCGCACGGCGATCTCGGTGTTCTACGACTCGCTAATCCCGGAGAGCCCCACTTCGCTCTCACCCAACACAACCATCCTGGTCGACTTTGAACTGGACGAAGGCACCTTTGACGCCTCGCCCACACTGTCGGGAAGCACTACCGGAGTGAACTCGGCGACCGCCGATCGCACCGACGCCGAAGCTCATCTCGGCCAATACTCGCAGCAACTCGTGATTGATGGTGCTGGCTCGCAGAATTGGTTCGTGCGACATCTCTCAGGCGTGGGGTCTCCTGCGGCCAACACGCCAATTCCGACCGAGGGCTTCTTTGGCTTCTGGCTAAAGACCGACGCCCCCGGACTTACGGTCGCACCAGTATTCGATGATCCAGGAACCGGAGAGCGGGGCGTCGAGCAGGCGATTCTCTCCGACGGGGAATGGCACCTTTACGAATGGGATCTCTCCGACGAAGAACAATGGACAGGATGGGTCGGAGGAGATGGCACGATCGATGGAACAACCGCCACGCTGGACTCCATTCAGTTCTTTGGAACCGGCGACGCTGTGATCTATCTCGATACGATTGCGTTCAATCCATTTGGCAGTCTCGTGATCCCTGCCATCGAAGGCGACTACAACGGCGATGGGTTGGTGAACCTGGCTGACTACGATGTCTGGAAGGAGTCGTTTGGATCGGCCACCGACTTGCGTGCAGACGGAAATGGAGATTCCGTGGTGAATCTCGCCGACTATGTCGTGTGGCGAGACCGCGCGGACGATGGCACCACGGCAATAGCAGGTGCCAATGTTCCTGAACCGCAAAGCTTAGCGCTGGCAACCCTGCTGATTACGTTAGTAGCAATTGCCAGGCAAAGCCACTCAGACCACTCCGTTACCAAGTAG
- a CDS encoding SEC-C metal-binding domain-containing protein, whose amino-acid sequence MSKRRRGYPSETKVKAGVRIVRGSKLLEEKLGRNDLCPCGSRRLFKRCCMQKGRF is encoded by the coding sequence ATGAGCAAGCGACGCCGCGGCTATCCTTCCGAGACGAAGGTTAAAGCAGGCGTGCGAATCGTACGTGGCAGCAAGCTCCTTGAGGAGAAGCTCGGCCGCAACGATCTCTGCCCCTGCGGCAGCAGACGACTCTTCAAGCGTTGCTGCATGCAAAAAGGCCGCTTTTGA
- a CDS encoding glycoside hydrolase family 5 protein — MDGNDIVLKGVNIADPEVIYRDRHRVSILDVVDRVFFNLGCKVVRIPVTPEDFYGYGYGFLHQQDLYYHRYLKPLVDYCVEVGLYAIIDMHYVDGEPLVDGNPSFGYLDKKSQAFEFWDYIAPKFKDYSNVIYDIYNEPVQPLPTDLWEGPYDWLIWKDEMAQPLVNRIRLHAPENLILVGGPNYCLEMAGAASHPVQDPVNDPPSIAYITHTYPGHDRGRRIADVLDPIVDHVPVFVSEWGFEQGADRVVHGTADEFGTELIEYVERHKLGWTAWVFDNVWTSRMVNAKWSLLGEVGPNTDDTEVNGRMGGVVKRHL; from the coding sequence TTGGACGGCAACGATATCGTGCTGAAGGGCGTCAACATTGCTGATCCAGAAGTTATTTATCGGGATCGGCACAGAGTTAGTATCTTAGATGTTGTCGATCGGGTTTTCTTCAACCTGGGGTGCAAGGTGGTACGCATCCCCGTGACTCCTGAGGACTTTTACGGGTACGGGTATGGGTTTCTCCACCAACAAGACTTGTATTATCACCGCTATCTCAAGCCTCTGGTTGATTACTGCGTTGAAGTTGGTCTCTACGCAATCATTGACATGCACTACGTTGACGGTGAACCTCTTGTGGATGGTAACCCATCCTTTGGATACTTGGACAAAAAGAGTCAGGCCTTCGAATTCTGGGATTATATAGCGCCAAAGTTCAAGGATTACTCCAACGTCATCTATGATATCTACAATGAGCCTGTTCAGCCGCTTCCAACCGATTTATGGGAAGGGCCGTACGACTGGCTGATTTGGAAGGATGAAATGGCTCAGCCACTCGTCAATCGCATTCGACTTCACGCTCCCGAGAATCTCATACTAGTGGGTGGCCCGAACTACTGTTTAGAAATGGCCGGGGCGGCGTCACATCCTGTACAGGATCCGGTAAACGATCCACCTTCAATCGCATATATTACGCACACTTACCCGGGCCACGACCGAGGACGTAGAATCGCCGACGTCCTCGATCCTATTGTCGATCATGTCCCCGTATTCGTATCAGAGTGGGGATTTGAGCAAGGGGCTGATCGCGTCGTACACGGCACGGCCGACGAGTTTGGTACTGAACTGATCGAGTACGTGGAGAGGCACAAGCTGGGATGGACAGCCTGGGTTTTTGACAACGTTTGGACAAGCCGCATGGTTAATGCAAAGTGGTCGCTGCTTGGCGAAGTAGGCCCAAATACGGATGACACCGAGGTAAACGGCAGAATGGGTGGGGTTGTTAAACGCCATTTATGA
- a CDS encoding transposase, translated as MDEQAKRQRPTYSDEFKRDAVRLVVEEGYSFKAACEAVGVCDATLRAWHAKLAPPPEPCGDDATVEEMRAEIARLRKQLKRTELEREILKKATAYFAKEST; from the coding sequence ATGGACGAGCAAGCGAAGCGGCAGCGGCCGACGTATAGCGATGAGTTCAAGCGAGACGCGGTGCGACTGGTAGTTGAGGAAGGTTATTCGTTCAAGGCAGCCTGCGAGGCGGTGGGGGTATGCGATGCCACGCTGCGGGCCTGGCACGCCAAATTGGCTCCCCCGCCGGAGCCGTGCGGTGACGACGCCACGGTCGAGGAGATGCGAGCCGAGATCGCTCGGCTCCGCAAACAACTCAAGCGGACCGAACTGGAACGAGAAATCCTAAAAAAAGCCACGGCGTACTTTGCGAAGGAGTCGACATGA
- a CDS encoding DUF1559 family PulG-like putative transporter translates to MLVVIAIIGILVALLLPAVQSARESARRISCVNNLKNIGLACLNYESAKGHLPPGGVNAAGQQQSGLGWPVWILPYCEGSVVSEDAIDVFAASGDAYGSAMDQLNALIMPMYYCPSDGDIKQQQEKYLTADRRQMSYAGVSGSYYSRTGECFSSKKTGAYCVGVSDPTFAQNNYDGLLIQDWPVKLRQASDGLSNTLMIGERWYGVRAWMIGSYWRSPTDPPQGRNRAAGAPDGPQPTTALFAMKNITAAVPLNHDLNISCYVGHNNATDRPDVLDTSARSISVNDLPFGSFHPGGVNFVYGDGSVAFLPDELDLDVYVALGSRNGEEVVSE, encoded by the coding sequence TTGCTTGTAGTCATTGCGATTATTGGCATTCTGGTAGCGCTTTTGCTGCCAGCAGTGCAATCGGCTCGCGAGTCGGCTAGACGCATCAGTTGCGTGAACAACCTAAAGAATATCGGACTGGCTTGCCTCAACTACGAATCGGCGAAAGGGCATTTGCCACCTGGTGGAGTGAATGCTGCAGGTCAGCAGCAGAGTGGATTGGGCTGGCCGGTCTGGATTCTCCCTTATTGCGAAGGGAGCGTGGTAAGCGAAGATGCCATCGACGTGTTCGCCGCCAGCGGCGACGCATATGGATCGGCCATGGATCAGCTTAATGCGTTGATTATGCCGATGTACTACTGCCCAAGCGATGGAGACATCAAGCAGCAGCAGGAGAAGTACCTCACCGCTGATCGCCGGCAAATGAGTTACGCCGGGGTTTCAGGTTCCTACTACAGTCGCACCGGCGAGTGTTTCAGTAGCAAAAAAACGGGAGCTTATTGCGTTGGTGTTTCGGATCCGACCTTTGCTCAAAACAATTACGATGGTTTGCTAATTCAGGACTGGCCCGTCAAGTTGCGCCAAGCATCGGACGGGTTAAGCAACACCCTAATGATTGGCGAGCGTTGGTACGGTGTTCGCGCTTGGATGATTGGTTCCTATTGGCGAAGCCCCACCGACCCGCCGCAAGGTCGCAACCGGGCGGCCGGTGCACCCGATGGACCTCAGCCGACGACCGCTTTGTTTGCGATGAAGAACATCACTGCAGCGGTTCCACTTAATCACGACTTAAACATCAGTTGTTACGTGGGACACAACAATGCAACCGATCGACCCGATGTGCTTGATACTTCGGCGCGTAGCATCTCGGTGAACGACCTGCCGTTCGGTAGTTTCCACCCAGGGGGGGTGAACTTTGTTTACGGAGATGGCAGCGTCGCGTTCTTGCCGGATGAACTCGATCTGGATGTGTACGTGGCCCTTGGCTCACGGAACGGCGAAGAGGTTGTCAGTGAGTAG
- a CDS encoding carboxypeptidase-like regulatory domain-containing protein yields the protein MSSRLSLFCYLLSLTLLAGCGADSASTKVSGTISVSGQAMGTGAVTFFPTDEGQPIGVPVDASGSYTASVPPGSYSVVVVTSTPPPEGWKEGDPLPPPPVKVPSKYTQPRFTPLKLTVGQENLSKDFNLE from the coding sequence GTGAGTAGTCGCTTAAGTCTGTTCTGTTATCTGCTTTCCTTGACTTTGCTGGCTGGCTGTGGGGCCGATAGTGCTTCGACCAAAGTGAGCGGCACCATTAGCGTATCGGGGCAGGCGATGGGCACCGGAGCGGTGACGTTCTTTCCCACCGACGAAGGGCAGCCAATCGGCGTGCCTGTCGACGCGTCGGGCAGCTATACCGCCTCGGTACCGCCTGGTTCTTATAGCGTGGTAGTAGTCACTTCAACGCCACCGCCGGAGGGTTGGAAGGAAGGTGACCCACTGCCACCTCCACCGGTAAAGGTGCCAAGCAAGTACACCCAGCCACGCTTCACCCCGCTAAAGCTTACTGTGGGGCAAGAGAACCTGAGTAAGGACTTTAACTTGGAGTAG
- a CDS encoding tautomerase family protein, whose translation MGTIIPAPATVRKSWVIANVKVIEGVFTTEQKQDIIRKVTDAMVSIEGENMRPVTWVVVEEVKSGDWGIGGNPLSTEDVKKLAAGA comes from the coding sequence ATGGGAACCATTATTCCGGCTCCCGCCACTGTCCGAAAGTCTTGGGTTATCGCAAACGTCAAAGTAATCGAAGGTGTTTTTACCACCGAACAGAAGCAGGACATTATTCGCAAGGTCACAGATGCGATGGTCTCGATCGAAGGTGAGAACATGCGTCCTGTTACGTGGGTAGTAGTTGAAGAAGTAAAAAGCGGCGACTGGGGCATCGGTGGCAATCCACTGAGCACTGAAGATGTCAAGAAGTTAGCCGCTGGTGCGTGA
- a CDS encoding IS3 family transposase, which produces MKYAWISEHRDSFPVALMCQLLQVSRSGYYDSVDRPRSKRSERTAKIHESVRQVFEASDTIYGPQKIAHELQQHEELETACRNTVASAMKEMGLKSRVRKRFTPTTTKADPSKQQAPNVLDRDFDAERPNQKWVTDITYLPTLAGWVYVAVVVDLFSRKVVGWSMSHSLATPLVSDALRQAIESRQPRTGELLHHSDRGCQYTSESYQRTLQTLGIECSMSRRGNCYDNAVAERFFWSLKHEWTKHYEYADLESARLSVFKYIDMFYNRQRLHPSLGYTPPEAFETDYAPTVAA; this is translated from the coding sequence ATGAAGTACGCCTGGATTAGCGAGCACCGCGACTCCTTTCCGGTGGCCCTGATGTGCCAGCTCCTTCAGGTCAGTCGATCGGGCTACTACGACTCGGTCGACCGTCCGCGAAGTAAACGCTCCGAGCGGACGGCCAAGATTCACGAGTCCGTACGGCAGGTCTTCGAGGCAAGCGACACGATCTATGGTCCCCAGAAGATCGCTCACGAACTCCAGCAACACGAGGAGTTGGAGACGGCCTGTCGTAACACGGTGGCTTCTGCGATGAAAGAAATGGGCCTGAAAAGCCGAGTCCGTAAGCGGTTCACGCCGACGACGACCAAGGCGGATCCGTCCAAACAGCAAGCGCCGAACGTCTTGGATCGGGACTTCGATGCGGAGCGTCCGAACCAGAAATGGGTGACCGACATCACGTACTTGCCGACGCTGGCTGGTTGGGTGTACGTGGCGGTCGTCGTTGATCTGTTTAGCCGCAAGGTGGTAGGTTGGTCGATGAGTCATTCGCTGGCCACCCCGCTGGTGAGCGATGCGTTACGTCAAGCCATCGAGTCACGACAACCACGTACTGGCGAACTGCTGCATCACAGTGATCGCGGTTGTCAGTACACGAGTGAGAGCTATCAACGGACCTTGCAGACACTTGGCATCGAGTGTTCGATGAGCCGCCGGGGCAACTGCTACGACAACGCGGTTGCCGAGAGGTTCTTCTGGAGTCTGAAACATGAGTGGACGAAGCACTATGAGTACGCCGACCTTGAGTCAGCACGCCTGAGCGTATTCAAGTACATTGACATGTTCTACAATCGCCAGCGACTCCACCCGTCGCTGGGTTACACCCCCCCTGAAGCATTCGAAACCGATTACGCCCCGACCGTAGCGGCGTAA
- a CDS encoding helix-turn-helix domain-containing protein: MKKHIVCLDHQARGGLEQLARSGARAAQVVRRCQILLKSDSGCTDEEIAEHVGCTTRNVRAVRKRFCEEGVQRAVYDAPRSGRPPEFTKRQQQQVIALACSEPPEGRARWTLELLCEHAVKEGFVDSLSVTEVSLWLKEHDLKPWRKKLGACPS, translated from the coding sequence ATGAAAAAGCACATTGTTTGCCTGGACCACCAGGCCCGTGGAGGTTTGGAGCAGCTAGCACGCTCAGGCGCCCGCGCGGCGCAAGTGGTGCGTCGCTGCCAGATATTATTGAAATCGGACTCGGGATGCACCGACGAAGAGATCGCCGAGCATGTGGGCTGCACGACGCGCAACGTCCGAGCCGTCCGAAAGCGGTTCTGCGAAGAGGGCGTCCAGCGGGCGGTGTACGATGCGCCTCGCTCGGGCCGCCCCCCAGAGTTCACCAAGCGGCAGCAGCAACAGGTAATCGCCCTGGCGTGCAGCGAGCCGCCCGAGGGACGGGCTCGCTGGACGCTGGAATTGTTGTGCGAGCACGCGGTGAAGGAAGGCTTCGTCGATTCGCTCAGCGTGACGGAGGTCTCGCTGTGGCTCAAGGAACACGACCTGAAGCCGTGGCGAAAAAAACTTGGTGCGTGCCCAAGCTGA
- a CDS encoding PEP-CTERM sorting domain-containing protein produces MTAQPVPEPSSVALLLLAGGSALALARSRKS; encoded by the coding sequence GTGACCGCCCAGCCGGTTCCCGAGCCGAGCAGCGTTGCCCTGTTGCTCTTGGCTGGTGGCTCGGCCCTGGCCCTGGCTCGCTCGCGAAAGAGCTAG
- a CDS encoding dockerin type I domain-containing protein, with translation MDFRKDVLAVTLSVYSSQAIAVVIVDEDFESYASDAEFHNNWVGVAGTYSPGTQTEVEAQFQLTQLNDPNADFNGDSIINLADYTIWRDNLGATGASQAMGDANLDGTVDSTDYTAWKSSFGSGPPPTGQGNVVEHLINYSNTDSSAGPTKVPDGIVVYQQTLNPNNTVDGSVYPSETEPVVVGVDMFVDSGLQRNTLGLRNVYEGSGDLDLVELGLYNSEGRGFAMRAALWQGSSPGWQYFDFDPSYDLNEDGTVTQSEIRSEFGDAWHRWEATITATSITATVDLNRDGINNATGEPGVDATLVFDQETNAGFALNYGFNNLRFGGPSSLYTTAHTYFDNIYLEGPQDELTGGAVVANVPEPSTIVLLALAVGGIWIGRRRS, from the coding sequence ATGGATTTCAGGAAAGACGTACTAGCAGTCACTTTGTCCGTCTACTCAAGCCAGGCGATTGCTGTCGTGATCGTCGACGAAGACTTTGAGTCGTACGCGAGCGACGCCGAGTTTCATAACAATTGGGTTGGCGTAGCGGGTACCTATTCGCCTGGCACGCAGACCGAAGTCGAGGCTCAATTTCAGCTGACACAACTTAATGATCCCAATGCCGACTTTAACGGCGACAGCATCATTAATCTCGCCGACTACACGATCTGGCGCGACAACCTTGGTGCGACGGGTGCTAGCCAAGCGATGGGCGACGCCAACCTCGATGGCACCGTCGACTCAACTGACTACACTGCCTGGAAGTCGAGTTTCGGCAGCGGACCTCCGCCAACTGGGCAGGGCAACGTGGTCGAGCATCTGATCAACTACAGCAACACGGATTCTTCTGCTGGTCCTACAAAAGTGCCGGATGGCATCGTTGTTTATCAGCAGACTCTCAATCCGAACAATACGGTGGATGGGTCCGTTTATCCATCAGAGACCGAGCCTGTAGTGGTTGGCGTCGACATGTTTGTCGATTCCGGCTTGCAGCGTAATACTCTCGGTCTGCGCAATGTTTATGAAGGTTCCGGCGATCTCGATTTGGTGGAACTTGGTTTATACAACAGCGAAGGCCGTGGTTTTGCCATGCGTGCCGCGCTCTGGCAGGGAAGTAGTCCTGGTTGGCAGTACTTTGATTTTGACCCTTCCTACGATCTAAATGAAGATGGCACGGTCACTCAGTCGGAGATTCGCTCTGAATTTGGCGATGCCTGGCATCGCTGGGAAGCGACCATCACCGCGACCTCGATCACAGCTACGGTGGACCTAAACCGCGACGGCATTAACAACGCTACCGGAGAACCTGGTGTCGATGCAACGCTTGTCTTTGATCAGGAAACCAACGCTGGTTTTGCCTTAAATTATGGCTTTAACAACCTGCGTTTTGGTGGTCCTTCGTCGCTCTACACGACAGCCCACACCTACTTCGACAACATCTATCTGGAAGGTCCCCAGGATGAGCTGACGGGCGGAGCGGTCGTGGCCAACGTGCCAGAGCCCTCCACGATAGTTCTTTTGGCATTGGCTGTCGGCGGAATATGGATCGGCCGTCGACGGTCGTAG